In Stieleria varia, one genomic interval encodes:
- a CDS encoding dipeptidase translates to MNLLFDAHLDLSMNALEWNRDLRLSAHRIREEEAKLPERQKGHAAGTVALPDMRRGGIGLCVATQIGGCMKPRSFVANWESPSQAWAMTQGQLAWYREMECLGEMTQITNLAELETQLARWSDPIAAAASEEPVGYILSLEGADSIVTLDHLETAWEYGLRALGPSHYGIGRYSMGHDSAGGLPAAGRDLVAKMDELGLIMDVTHLNDACFWDVLECFQGVVWASHQNCRALVDDPRQFTDEQIRALIQRGGVMGAVLDVWMVVPGFVRGESTAQSLGVRLEHLADHIDHVCQIAGNTRHCGIGSDLDGGFGREQSPTDLDTIADLQNLEAILKQRGYSEPDIAAIFHGNFLRVVRNAWGNGRSAP, encoded by the coding sequence ATGAATTTGCTCTTTGACGCTCACTTGGACCTGAGCATGAACGCGTTGGAGTGGAATCGCGATCTGCGATTGTCGGCGCACAGGATTCGAGAAGAAGAAGCGAAGCTGCCGGAGCGTCAAAAAGGTCACGCGGCGGGCACGGTCGCATTGCCCGACATGAGGCGAGGTGGCATCGGATTGTGTGTCGCTACGCAAATCGGCGGTTGCATGAAACCGCGTTCTTTCGTCGCCAACTGGGAATCGCCCTCGCAAGCGTGGGCGATGACTCAGGGCCAGTTGGCGTGGTATCGCGAGATGGAATGTCTGGGTGAAATGACGCAAATCACCAACTTGGCCGAACTGGAGACGCAATTGGCCCGTTGGTCCGATCCGATCGCGGCGGCGGCCAGCGAAGAACCGGTGGGCTACATTCTCAGCTTGGAAGGTGCTGATTCGATCGTCACGCTCGATCACCTGGAGACAGCATGGGAGTACGGACTACGCGCGTTGGGACCGTCACATTACGGGATCGGTCGATACAGCATGGGGCATGATTCGGCTGGCGGGTTGCCTGCCGCCGGACGCGACTTGGTCGCCAAGATGGACGAGTTGGGTTTGATCATGGACGTGACCCATCTCAACGACGCCTGTTTTTGGGACGTGTTGGAATGCTTTCAGGGCGTCGTTTGGGCAAGCCATCAGAACTGCCGTGCCCTGGTCGATGATCCTCGTCAGTTCACCGACGAGCAGATTCGCGCATTGATTCAGCGTGGCGGAGTGATGGGGGCTGTCCTGGACGTCTGGATGGTGGTTCCGGGATTTGTGCGTGGAGAGTCGACCGCACAGAGTTTGGGCGTTCGACTGGAGCATCTTGCCGATCACATCGATCACGTCTGCCAAATCGCAGGCAACACGCGACACTGTGGGATCGGCAGCGACCTGGACGGCGGTTTCGGCCGCGAGCAAAGCCCGACGGACTTGGACACGATCGCAGACCTACAAAACCTTGAGGCGATCCTCAAGCAGCGAGGCTACAGTGAGCCGGACATCGCCGCCATCTTCCACGGCAATTTCCTAAGGGTCGTCCGGAACGCGTGGGGCAATGGACGATCGGCACCGTAG